TTAATTAATCCTTAATAATATACTAAACCAAATCTAATAAATCTTTATTTTTACTTACCCAAACAGAGAGCGCATTTGAGTCTGATTGCAAGTCTAACTTAGAGATAATATTAGCTCTATGTTTATCGACAGTTCTAGAAGATATGGATAAAATTTCTGCAATTTGTTTTGTAGAATTTTCATTAGCAATTAACCTTACAATTGTTCTTTCTGAAGGAGAAAGGAATTTTATTTTTTCAATTTGTGGAGAAACTTCATTTTTAAAAACATCATCAAAAACCGAACTTGCATAAAACTCCCCTTTTAATACTTTTTTAATACATTTTTTGATTTCTGAAAAAGGTTCGTCTTTTAATAAATATCCAGAAATGTTTAATTGTTTTGCTTTTAAAATAAATCCTTTTTCTTTATAAGAAGTTAAAATTATAAACTTTGTAGTTGATAACGATTCTTTACTTTTTTTAATCACTTCAAAACCTGTTAAAAGAGGCATGCTAATATCTAAAATTGCAATTGTTGGCTTTTTTTTAGCTATAATTTCTAAAGCTTGCGCACCATTATTAGCACCTTCTAAAACATTAAAGTTTAAATTTAAGAGTTCATTTCTTAATCCTTTTAATAATAAAGGATGGTCATCTGCAACAAGAATACTTATTTTAAGATTCATTATTTGCAGGTATAGAAAAGATAAAACTAGTTCCGTTATTTAATTTACTATCAATAGACAAATTACCATTCATAATTTTAATTCTCTCAAAGATAGTTTTTAAACCTAAGCTATTTTTCTTTTTACTGTCATTTACATCAAAACCTAATCCATTATCAGATATTAAAGTAACAATATTATTATTTTCTTTTTTAATGTTTATAGTTACCGACTTTGCTTTTGCATGTTTTACAATGTTGGTTAAACATTCTTGAATTAATCTATAAAAGTTTAAACTGGTGTTTTCTGTAAAAAAACTATTGACATTATCAATATCCATAGAAAAAAACAAGTCAGTTTGCTCATCATAATCATTAATTAACTGCTCTATGCTATCTGTTAACCCCAACTGTTTTAGTAAAACAGGATATAAATCTCTAGAAATGCTCCTTACTTCTTCTAATGCATTATTAGCCATTATACTTATTTCTTCTTGTTGTAAATTTTGAGATTTCCTTTTAATCAATGTTAATTGCTGCCCTACACTATCATGTAAGTCTTTTGCAATTCTTGTTCTTTCTTTTTCTTGTGACATTAACAAATCTTGAGAAAACTTTTCTTGCTGTTTCTTTTCCTTTTTAGCATTATTTCTAGACCTAGATAAAGTAATAAAAAAGAAACCAGACACAAGACCTAAACTACCAAAAAACAACCATTGGCTCTTAACCTTGTTTCTAGAATCTAACAATGCAATATTGCTTTCTTGAGCTTCAATTTTTAAGCTCTTTTTTTCAGTTTCATATTTAATCTGTAAATTATTGATACTTTTCGTTTTTCCTATTGAAAATATACTGTCTTCTATTTTCTGATAGGCTTTTAAATTATTGCGAGAATTTTTATATTCACCTAAATCATACTCGATATTAGATAAAATAAAATACCCATACCTTTCTTGACGCAAACTATATCCTTTAGCTGTGTTTATAGCTTTTAAAGCAAACTCTTTAGCTTTAAAAAGGTTATCCATCGCTATATATGTCTCAGAAATATCATTATAAGTATGTGCTATACTTGTATATCTTTCTTGTTCTATTTTTATTGATAATGCTTTAAAAAGATAATCTAAAGACTCTTCATACCGCTCAAGTCTTCTATATGAGGAACCAATATTACCTAGAAAAATAGATTCACTTCTTTTTTCGTTTAACACTCTAGCCTTTTGTATACCCACTTTAAAAATGTCGATTGCCTTTTCTAAATCTCCTTCTTTTTGATAACTTGCACCTAAATTAGTTAGATTAAACATTACACTTCGATCATTTTTCAATCTTGTAAAAATTGCAATCGCTTTATTAAAATTGATTTTTGCTTTTTTTAAATTTGGTGTCTTTAAATAAACCTCACCAATTCTCTGTAGATTTAGCGCAATCTTATCTTCGTTATTATTAGTTTCTGCAATTTTTAATGCAGCAAAATAATTCTCTAATGATTTATCATATTGATCATTGTTTAAATAGAAATAACCAAGTTTGTAGAAACAGTTATAAACTTCTTCCTCGTTATTCAGCTCCTTAAAAATTGCTAAAGATTTATTTACAGCGGCAATTCCTTTTAGATAAAACCTCTTTTTTTGATAATATCTAGAAATATAAAAATAACCCTGCCCAATTAATTTTTTGTACTTTATATTTTCTGATTCTTTTAATCCAAAGGTAATAAGTTCTAGCCCTTTTTCATACTCTTTATTATCTATTAACTCTAAACCAGAATTATAATAAGTGTTAATTTCTTCAATTTTTGATGTATTTTGAGAATAGCCAATTCCATCAAAAAAGAAAATAATTATAAGTAAATAATATCTTATCATTTTAATTTAATAGATAAACGTAGGGAAATGTTTGAAATTGAAATATACAATAATTAACCCTGCAGAATTATATATTCTATTCAGATTTAAAAAAGGTACAATATTTGTAATAAAGATTAGAACTCAAAATTCACTACTTTTGAATTAGATTTTTATCAAAAATATGCATCAAAAAATAACAATCATTTTATTACTTATAGTTAACACTGTAATTTCGCAAAACATAAAATCTGTTCAACTAAGACCTTTTCAAGAAAACAACTTTTCTTCAATTGTTCCTTTAGGTACAGTTTTAGAATTGTCTTTTGAT
The window above is part of the Polaribacter sp. SA4-12 genome. Proteins encoded here:
- a CDS encoding response regulator transcription factor encodes the protein MNLKISILVADDHPLLLKGLRNELLNLNFNVLEGANNGAQALEIIAKKKPTIAILDISMPLLTGFEVIKKSKESLSTTKFIILTSYKEKGFILKAKQLNISGYLLKDEPFSEIKKCIKKVLKGEFYASSVFDDVFKNEVSPQIEKIKFLSPSERTIVRLIANENSTKQIAEILSISSRTVDKHRANIISKLDLQSDSNALSVWVSKNKDLLDLV
- a CDS encoding ATP-binding protein — its product is MIRYYLLIIIFFFDGIGYSQNTSKIEEINTYYNSGLELIDNKEYEKGLELITFGLKESENIKYKKLIGQGYFYISRYYQKKRFYLKGIAAVNKSLAIFKELNNEEEVYNCFYKLGYFYLNNDQYDKSLENYFAALKIAETNNNEDKIALNLQRIGEVYLKTPNLKKAKINFNKAIAIFTRLKNDRSVMFNLTNLGASYQKEGDLEKAIDIFKVGIQKARVLNEKRSESIFLGNIGSSYRRLERYEESLDYLFKALSIKIEQERYTSIAHTYNDISETYIAMDNLFKAKEFALKAINTAKGYSLRQERYGYFILSNIEYDLGEYKNSRNNLKAYQKIEDSIFSIGKTKSINNLQIKYETEKKSLKIEAQESNIALLDSRNKVKSQWLFFGSLGLVSGFFFITLSRSRNNAKKEKKQQEKFSQDLLMSQEKERTRIAKDLHDSVGQQLTLIKRKSQNLQQEEISIMANNALEEVRSISRDLYPVLLKQLGLTDSIEQLINDYDEQTDLFFSMDIDNVNSFFTENTSLNFYRLIQECLTNIVKHAKAKSVTINIKKENNNIVTLISDNGLGFDVNDSKKKNSLGLKTIFERIKIMNGNLSIDSKLNNGTSFIFSIPANNES